The genomic DNA AATAATAATCTTGGATTCGCCGTCGTAAGGCAATAGTGCGATATGAGAGTTGCGACGATTTGGGATCGCGGTGTTCCGTTGGTCATGGATATCGCCTCTCAAAGCGGAATCTCTCCAGAATAGCGATTATAAGCGCGATCGCTTCTCTTACCCTACAGCGTTTGCCCAGCACTTGCGCTGAAATCAACTCTCCCAGAATTCTGAAAATTATGTAAACTTTTATCAATAAAACAAAAAAGCGATCGGTATCTATGACAACTAATAGTGGATTTGGCAAAGTTCAAAAAACTAAAAAAGCTCCCAAAAGCTCCACCAAACGCGCCGAAGCATCCAAAAAGTACGACAAGATGAAGGGCGAAGGAGTACCCGAATTCAATATTTACATTCGCATCCAAGGTAAAAAAAACTGGTTTCCAGTCGGTTCCCTAGCGGTGAATCGCACCAGTAAGATTAATCAAGCCATCTTCGACACCCAGGAAGACTTACGCCAAGGAGCCTTCCGTCTATTTCCCGTCCTCCGCAAGAACCAGAACAATTTGGAATACGGCTATCGCCTCAAGGGTTCTGAATATGCAGATGAGCCAATCCAAGTTGCCGTTCCTCCTCAGCCATCTGTACCGAACGCGATCCAAGCAACGATCGATAAGCTGAAAAACAGCTTCTCTGCTCTCCTGAAACGGGGTTAATTTGTTTAGTGCAAGGATGCGATCGCTTTCTTCGGATAGGGGCATACATACAGAGCGATCGCATCCAAATCACTTTTGCCACTGCCAGTTGAGCAGACGCTAAACTTTAAAAGGAACTTGACCCATGTCCTTAAGAAGCGGTCAATACCCTAATACGAAAAACCTCGCTCTGAGGACAATCAGATAGGTTTAAGGTTTCAATGAGTGCCGTGGAGAGGAAGAACACAATTGAACTTCAACCCTGAGCTTTGCCGAAATGAGAGTGAAGT from Coleofasciculus sp. FACHB-1120 includes the following:
- a CDS encoding HHL1-like protein, whose translation is MTTNSGFGKVQKTKKAPKSSTKRAEASKKYDKMKGEGVPEFNIYIRIQGKKNWFPVGSLAVNRTSKINQAIFDTQEDLRQGAFRLFPVLRKNQNNLEYGYRLKGSEYADEPIQVAVPPQPSVPNAIQATIDKLKNSFSALLKRG